In a genomic window of Streptomyces sp. NBC_01231:
- a CDS encoding Ig-like domain-containing protein, giving the protein MTRPDTATRRALGACAALMVGALTLTACGSDANAKNDDKGSNGSGKTSAAKILISAKNGSTGASINSTGVRVSDGTLTDVKMTVAGAGTAVPGTISANGSDWKPKEQLERGTKYEISASAKDTDGKSTAAESVFTTVSKANSFIGTYTPDEGSTVGVGMPVSFSFDKAISDKKAVQSHIAVTSSSGQKVVGHWFGAQRLDFRPEEYWKAGSKVTMKIDLDGVEGANGVRGVQKKTVSFTIGRSQVSTVDVNTQTMTVVRDGSTLKTVPISAGSPEFTTYNGQMVISEKYRKIRMDSRTVDLANAYDIPDVPDAMRLTTSGTFIHGNYWYNKANPPFGSQGTSHGCVGLQDVRGGQGDTPAKWFFDNSLIGDVVIVKNSPDKTVSPDNGLNGWNVPWNEWVAGSAA; this is encoded by the coding sequence GTGACAAGGCCGGACACAGCGACTCGGCGCGCACTCGGGGCCTGTGCCGCCTTGATGGTCGGCGCCCTCACCCTCACCGCCTGCGGCAGCGACGCCAACGCCAAGAACGACGACAAGGGGAGCAACGGCTCGGGCAAGACGTCGGCGGCAAAGATACTCATCTCGGCCAAGAACGGCTCGACCGGGGCGTCGATCAACTCGACCGGCGTGCGGGTCAGCGACGGCACACTGACCGACGTGAAGATGACGGTGGCGGGGGCGGGGACGGCCGTACCGGGAACGATCTCCGCGAACGGCAGCGACTGGAAGCCGAAGGAGCAGTTGGAGCGCGGGACGAAGTACGAGATATCGGCGTCCGCGAAGGATACGGACGGCAAGTCCACCGCCGCCGAGTCGGTCTTCACGACCGTCTCCAAGGCGAACAGTTTCATCGGGACGTACACGCCGGACGAGGGGTCGACCGTCGGCGTCGGGATGCCGGTGTCGTTCAGCTTCGACAAGGCCATCAGCGACAAGAAGGCCGTGCAGTCGCACATCGCGGTGACGTCGAGCAGTGGGCAGAAGGTGGTCGGGCACTGGTTCGGGGCGCAGCGTCTCGACTTCCGGCCCGAGGAGTACTGGAAGGCCGGCTCCAAGGTCACGATGAAGATCGACCTGGACGGGGTCGAGGGCGCGAACGGCGTCCGGGGAGTGCAGAAGAAGACCGTCAGCTTCACCATCGGGCGCTCGCAGGTGTCCACGGTCGACGTGAACACGCAGACCATGACGGTCGTTCGGGACGGCAGCACGTTGAAGACGGTGCCGATCTCGGCGGGCAGCCCCGAGTTCACCACGTACAACGGGCAGATGGTGATCTCCGAGAAGTACCGGAAGATCCGGATGGACAGCAGGACGGTCGACCTCGCGAACGCCTACGACATCCCTGACGTGCCGGATGCGATGCGGCTGACCACGTCGGGCACCTTCATCCACGGCAACTACTGGTACAACAAGGCCAACCCGCCCTTCGGCAGCCAGGGTACGAGCCATGGCTGTGTGGGCCTCCAGGACGTGCGGGGCGGGCAGGGCGACACCCCCGCCAAGTGGTTCTTCGACAACTCGCTCATCGGGGACGTCGTGATCGTCAAGAACTCCCCCGACAAGACGGTGTCTCCCGACAACGGGTTGAACGGCTGGAATGTGCCGTGGAACGAGTGGGTCGCGGGCAGCGCCGCGTGA
- a CDS encoding DUF6227 family protein: MSVPYETAAYEPPESPESPEEHLARLLGRALNSFELPDETMQRLDCALAHDSSLHSAHHSAGLHRETYRHTWLLDDGSALTLWELVHNTASGSVPQHEVYVDEEELRTATARLPLPPDAPDFELPVTVQLSPVPAPRHAYARDDSADHARRLLRRAENADRPDAETATLLATACAHQITQAFGRPGRAGRAGRAGRARLCFSLYEHAFLLRDGEEVSLWEVEHTATPNGRHMCEVYLSEAAARDAMERRAAQVS, from the coding sequence TTGAGCGTTCCGTACGAGACGGCAGCGTACGAACCACCCGAGTCGCCGGAGTCTCCGGAGGAGCATCTCGCGCGGCTTCTCGGCCGTGCCCTGAACTCCTTCGAGCTGCCGGACGAGACGATGCAGCGACTGGACTGCGCGCTGGCGCACGACAGTTCACTGCACTCCGCGCACCACAGCGCGGGGCTGCACCGTGAGACCTATCGGCACACCTGGCTGCTCGACGACGGCTCGGCGCTCACATTGTGGGAGCTCGTCCACAACACAGCTTCGGGCAGCGTCCCGCAGCACGAGGTGTACGTCGACGAGGAGGAGCTGCGCACGGCCACCGCGAGGCTGCCGCTGCCGCCGGACGCACCGGACTTCGAACTGCCGGTGACGGTGCAGCTGTCGCCGGTCCCCGCGCCCCGGCACGCGTATGCGCGGGACGACTCGGCCGACCACGCGCGGCGGCTGCTGCGCCGCGCGGAGAACGCGGACCGCCCGGACGCGGAGACGGCCACGTTACTGGCCACGGCGTGCGCCCACCAGATCACGCAGGCCTTCGGACGACCGGGCCGTGCGGGCCGTGCGGGCCGTGCGGGCCGTGCAAGGTTGTGCTTCTCGCTCTACGAGCACGCGTTCCTGCTGCGCGACGGCGAGGAGGTCTCCCTCTGGGAGGTCGAGCACACGGCCACACCGAACGGCCGGCACATGTGCGAGGTGTACCTGAGCGAGGCCGCGGCCAGGGACGCGATGGAACGCCGGGCGGCACAGGTCTCCTGA
- a CDS encoding fructose-specific PTS transporter subunit EIIC, translating to MSEMITADLVDLDLSAPTKEAAARALAERMVALGRVTDLEGFLADVAAREAQMPTGLDGGIGIPHCRSEHVTEPTLAFGRSADGIDFGAADGPADLIFLIAAPAGADDAHLTILSSLARQLMNAEFTDALRSAGDATAAAALIRGDEPAAAAESVSEDSVAAPTAASAGAATGTADADAEADGDAEAPNAEAAGAVKASEERPFRIVAVTSCPTGIAHTYMAAESLENAGREAGVELVVETQGSAGFTRLDPAVIAAADGVIFAHDVPVRDKDRFAGKPTVDVGVKAGINRPGALVTEVRGKAERGEVTAGSAPGTPVERGGDSAEGYGTKLRKWLMSGVSYMVPFVAAGGLLIALGFAIGGYKVDKAPSVMDHFMWMQADSWAALFFQIGGVAFGFLVPVLAGYIAYGMADRPGLVPGFVGGAISLTINAGFLGGLAAGLIAGGVVLAIQKVNIPAALRGIMPVVVIPLISSAVVGFLMFVVIGKPIASAQKGMTDWLNGLSGSNAILLGALLGLMMCFDLGGPVNKVAYAFATAGIAVTSPSDSAMKIMAAVMAAGMVPPLAMALATTVRAKLFTPTERENGKAAWVLGASFISEGAIPFAAADPLRVIPSSMVGGAVTGSLSMAFGATLRAPHGGIFVVPLIGNPFLYLIAIAAGVGVTTALVVVLKSLRRPAPGAVAPGTAETAATAPEQKQPVAA from the coding sequence ATGAGCGAGATGATCACCGCGGACCTGGTCGACCTCGACCTGTCCGCCCCGACCAAGGAAGCGGCGGCGCGTGCCCTCGCCGAACGCATGGTGGCCCTGGGCCGGGTGACCGACCTGGAGGGCTTCCTCGCCGACGTGGCCGCCCGCGAGGCACAGATGCCGACCGGCCTCGACGGCGGCATCGGCATCCCGCACTGCCGCAGCGAACACGTCACCGAGCCGACGCTCGCCTTCGGACGTAGCGCCGACGGCATCGACTTCGGCGCGGCGGACGGCCCCGCCGACCTGATCTTCCTGATCGCCGCGCCCGCCGGCGCGGACGACGCCCACTTGACGATCCTGTCCTCGCTGGCCCGGCAGCTGATGAACGCCGAGTTCACCGACGCGCTGCGCTCGGCGGGCGACGCGACGGCCGCGGCGGCGCTGATCCGCGGGGACGAGCCCGCGGCTGCCGCCGAGAGCGTCTCCGAAGACTCCGTGGCGGCGCCGACGGCGGCCTCCGCCGGCGCCGCCACGGGTACAGCCGACGCCGACGCCGAAGCTGACGGCGATGCCGAAGCCCCCAACGCTGAGGCTGCCGGAGCCGTAAAGGCCTCCGAGGAGCGTCCCTTCCGTATCGTCGCCGTCACCTCCTGTCCGACCGGTATCGCCCACACGTACATGGCGGCCGAGTCACTGGAGAACGCGGGCCGCGAGGCGGGCGTCGAACTCGTCGTCGAGACACAGGGCTCGGCCGGCTTCACCCGGCTCGACCCGGCGGTGATCGCGGCGGCGGACGGCGTGATCTTCGCCCACGACGTGCCGGTACGGGACAAGGACCGTTTCGCCGGCAAGCCCACCGTGGACGTCGGTGTGAAGGCGGGCATCAACCGGCCCGGCGCGCTCGTCACCGAGGTGCGCGGGAAGGCCGAGCGCGGAGAGGTCACCGCCGGCTCCGCTCCCGGGACTCCCGTCGAGCGGGGCGGCGACTCCGCCGAGGGCTACGGCACCAAGCTGCGCAAGTGGCTGATGTCCGGCGTCAGTTACATGGTCCCCTTCGTCGCGGCGGGCGGTCTGCTGATCGCCCTCGGGTTCGCGATCGGCGGATACAAGGTCGACAAGGCGCCGTCGGTGATGGACCACTTCATGTGGATGCAGGCCGACAGCTGGGCGGCCCTGTTCTTCCAGATCGGCGGCGTCGCCTTCGGCTTCCTCGTCCCGGTCCTGGCCGGCTACATCGCGTACGGCATGGCGGACCGGCCCGGTCTCGTGCCCGGCTTCGTCGGTGGTGCGATCTCCCTGACCATCAACGCGGGCTTCCTCGGCGGTCTGGCGGCCGGTCTGATCGCCGGTGGCGTGGTGCTGGCCATCCAGAAGGTCAACATCCCGGCGGCCCTGCGCGGCATCATGCCGGTGGTGGTGATCCCGCTGATCTCCTCGGCGGTCGTCGGGTTCCTGATGTTCGTCGTGATCGGCAAGCCCATCGCCTCGGCCCAGAAGGGCATGACCGACTGGCTCAACGGCCTCTCCGGTTCCAACGCCATCCTGCTCGGCGCCCTGCTCGGCCTGATGATGTGCTTCGACCTCGGCGGCCCGGTCAACAAGGTCGCGTACGCCTTCGCCACCGCCGGTATCGCGGTCACGAGCCCCAGCGACTCCGCGATGAAGATCATGGCGGCCGTGATGGCGGCCGGCATGGTCCCGCCGCTCGCGATGGCCCTGGCCACGACGGTCCGCGCCAAGCTGTTCACGCCGACCGAGCGCGAGAACGGCAAGGCCGCCTGGGTGCTGGGCGCCTCCTTCATCTCGGAGGGCGCGATCCCGTTCGCCGCGGCCGACCCGCTGCGGGTCATCCCGTCCTCGATGGTGGGCGGCGCGGTCACCGGGTCCCTGTCGATGGCCTTCGGCGCCACCCTGCGCGCCCCGCACGGCGGCATCTTCGTGGTCCCGCTGATCGGAAACCCGTTCCTCTACCTCATCGCCATCGCGGCCGGCGTGGGCGTCACGACCGCCCTGGTCGTGGTGCTGAAGAGCCTGCGGAGGCCGGCGCCGGGTGCCGTGGCCCCCGGCACGGCGGAGACGGCCGCCACGGCGCCGGAGCAGAAGCAGCCGGTGGCCGCGTAG